The DNA window CGGCCTGCACGACCGGGACCTGGGTTTCGTCCGCTTCGGCTGGCGTGATTATGACGTCCGAACAGGCCGATGGACCGCCCCGGACCCCATTGGGGACAAGGGCGGTGACCCGGATTGGTATGGGTATTGTCTGGACGACCCGGTGAACGGGGTTGATCCGGCGGGGCTGTTCCGGTTCGGAAAGCGCGAACTGGACATGCCGGGCGGCGAATTCCTGAAGGATTTCGGCCCGGCGCAAGCAGCGACCGCACTCGGCATGTTGAACCCGGTGACATTCCCGTTGGCCCGGGAGATGATGAAAGGGGCAAAACGACTGGACGATAAGAACAACATGGAGCTTGCCCATGAACAGGGATTTTATGAAGACGGCACAGGTGACAACGTCGGACTTGGGAAGCATGGCAAGATGGAGAAGGAAGATATCGCCAAGTACAAACTCGACGACAAACATTATGATGATAAACGGATGAGGCGGGTAGAGAAAAGTGTCCCTTCAGGCAGGTATAATCTTTGTGGCATTGATGGAAACAAGAACAATTGTCAGGATTATGCCGATAGGCTTTGCAAGCGATATGAACTATTGAAGCGCGGAGATAAAATGCGATAGGTGATTACAAGGCTGAAAGGCTATGCATTTCAGCCTTTATCAAGGAAGTGGAGTGAAAAAAATAACAATTGTTTTAATAGTCGCGGTTGGATGTGCGTACTACTATAATTCCATATGGTTTCGATCGATGTTTGACAGCTCTTTCTACGAAAGTATTGTGGAGGTGCCTTTTGATGTCCTTGAAAAAGGAGAACGGATAGCCGTCCCGCTAACGTATGAATACAAAACATGCTATGCTGTGGGGGTTGCTGTCCCTGGAAGGGAGTTGGCTAACTCCAGAAAGACAGGAGCAGGTCGGCTGAGCTACAAATTCATATCCGATGGGAAAATACTCGCTAGTGGCGTTACACACCCGGTCGTTGGACATGGATGGTCGGGTGACGACCATAACTCCATACGCCCCTTGATGGTGTTCGACTTACCGTTTCCAGGAGCTTCTCAAGAATTGATGCTGTCGCTTGAAGTGGTTGAACCCTTTTCCTTTATGGAAGGGTATAAGGGGCGGACATTGATTGTTATTAGACCCAACTATGAGCCTAAGGTTGGCAAATGTTATGATGAGGATTTGCGAATTCAGTATTAAATTCCATCATTGAGGACA is part of the Desulfovibrio sp. Huiquan2017 genome and encodes:
- a CDS encoding RHS repeat-associated core domain-containing protein is translated as MAGLFYDQVGSLRVVADMEDNVIKEVLYDPFGGIIEDTNPNLRLPLGFAGGLHDRDLGFVRFGWRDYDVRTGRWTAPDPIGDKGGDPDWYGYCLDDPVNGVDPAGLFRFGKRELDMPGGEFLKDFGPAQAATALGMLNPVTFPLAREMMKGAKRLDDKNNMELAHEQGFYEDGTGDNVGLGKHGKMEKEDIAKYKLDDKHYDDKRMRRVEKSVPSGRYNLCGIDGNKNNCQDYADRLCKRYELLKRGDKMR